Proteins co-encoded in one Arachis stenosperma cultivar V10309 chromosome 7, arast.V10309.gnm1.PFL2, whole genome shotgun sequence genomic window:
- the LOC130939478 gene encoding uncharacterized protein LOC130939478, which produces MAVFSTYVYEVEYGSDFGSYTRVRAHLLKISGKEIRFCAKVTSTKLEELKKLDSESTLLHESKKAKSIPLPPLSNASEIDSRKRRATGPLENAFNVNARETLYLHIARMFFSFGLPFHLAKNPYFVKAFSYAANNYIDGYIPPRYNKLRTTLLEKEKQHVERMLEPTKNSWSGKGVSIVSDGWSDLQRRPLLNFMAVTESGPMFFKAVDYSDEIKDKDYVAKQIRDVIREVGLSNVVQIVTDNAPVCKAAGLLIEAEFSSVFWTPCVVHTLNFALKDICAAKNTEKNNFVYQECSWITQIADDLLNVALTRFASTIVMLKRFRLLKQGLKEMVISEKWSSYKEDNIGRAEVVTEKILSENWWQKIDYILTFTNSIYDVLRSTDTDAHTLHLVHDMWDSMIKKVKSAIYLYERKDEQESSSFYDVVRSILVQRWTKSSTPLHCLAHSLNPRYYSYQWLREDLTRVSPHQDIEITNERVKCLKRYFPNEEERRKVNIEFASFSDGRGVFDDYDSLNDRSIVDAKSWWLIHGSKAKFLQPIALSLLGQPSSSSCCERNWSTYSFIHSLKRNKLKPKHAENLVFVHTNLRLLSRKTP; this is translated from the exons ATGGCAGTATTCAGCACTTATGTATATGAAGTGGAATATGGCAGTGACTT TGGTTCTTATACTAGAGTAAGAGCACATTTATTGAAGATTTCAGGAAAAGAAATTAGATTTTGTGCAAAAGTTACATCAACAAAGCTTGAAGAACTTAAGAAACTTGATAGTGAAAGTACATTGTTGCATGAAAGTAAAAAGGCTAAGTCAATTCCTCTTCCACCCTTATCTAATGCAAGTGAAATTGattcaagaaaaagaagagcTACTGGACCTTTAGAGAATGCTTTTAATGTGAATGCAAGGGAGACTCTATATTTACATATTGCTAGAATGTTTTTTTCATTTGGATTACCTTTTCATCTAGCAAAAAATCCGTATTTTGTCAAAGCTTTTTCTTATGCTGCCAATAATTATATTGATGGTTATATTCCTCCTAGATATAATAAATTGAGGACAACTTTGCTTGAGAaagagaagcaacatgtggagAGAATGTTAGAACCTACTAAGAATTCATGGAGTGGAAAGGGAGTGAGCATTGTAAGTGATGGATGGAGTGATCTCCAAAGGAGGCCTCTTCTTAATTTTATGGCTGTAACTGAAAGTGGGCCTATGTTTTTTAAAGCTGTAGATTATTCAGATGAGATCAAAGACAAGGATTATGTTGCAAAGCAAATAAGAGATGTCATAAGAGAAGTCGGTCTCTCAAATGTAGTGCAGATTGTGACTGATAATGCGCCGGTTTGTAAAGCGGCTGGTTTATTGATTGAAGCTGAATTTTCATCTGTTTTTTGGACTCCTTGTGTTGTTCATACTCTCAACTTTGCTTTAAAGGACATTTGTGCAGCTAAGAATACAGAGAAGAATAATTTTGTGTATCAAGAATGCTCATGGATTACTCAAATTGCTGACGAt TTGCTTAATGTTGCTCTTACTCGATTTGCTTCTACTATTGTGATGCTCAAAAGATTTAGGTTGTTAAAGCAAGGCCTCAAAGAGATGGTTATAAGTGAGAAGTGGTCTTCATACAAGGAAGATAATATTGGCAGAGCTGAGGTTGTTACAGAAAAGATTTTGAGTGAAAATTGGTGGCAAAAAATTGATTATATTCTTACTTTCACAAATTCTATTTATGATGTTTTAAGAAGTACAGACACAGATGCACATACTCTTCATTTGGTCCATGATATGTGGGATTCAATGATCAAgaaagtaaaaagtgctatatATCTCtatgaaagaaaagatgaaCAAGAGTCATCGTCCTTCTACGATGTTGTGCGCTCAATATTAGTTCAAAGATGGACAAAAAGTAGCACACCTCTTCATTGTTTAGCACATTCATTGAATCCAAG GTATTATAGCTACCAATGGTTGAGAGAAGATCTTACACGAGTCTCTCCTCATCAAGATATTGAGATCACTAATGAGAGAGTTAAATGCTTGAAGAGGTATTTTCCTAATGAAGAAGAGAGGAGAAAGGTAAACATCGAATTTGCAAGCTTTTCTGATGGTAGAGGTGTCTTTGATGATTATGACTCTTTGAATGATAGAAGCATAGTTGATGCAAAGTCTTGGTGGCTAATTCATGGTAGTAAAGCAAAATTTCTTCAACCAATTGCTCTTAGTCTACTAGGGCAaccatcttcatcttcttgttGTGAAAGGAATTGGAGCACATATTCTTTTATCCACTCCCTGAAAAGAAACAAGTTGAAGCCTAAACATGCAGAAAATTTAGTATTTGTTCACACTAATCTTCGTCTTCTTTCAAGAAAAACTCCATAA
- the LOC130939480 gene encoding uncharacterized protein LOC130939480, whose amino-acid sequence MFRNVFDALGLKDADLTSHQHGVIGLGDHFIKPDGVISLPISVGQIQGRRSAMDEFVILRDSTAYNIILGRKTINDFEAIINTKLLVMKFVTDDGSIGTIRGDLETAVACDNASLSLRKKSKEASGVFLADLDARIEDKPRPEPEGDLEKFRIGDEEEKFTFVNKNLPHELKEPLIEMIRANRDLFAWTPADMPGIDPKIISHHLAVKTEARPVAQRRRKMSAERAEEVAKQTASLLEAGFIREVDYSTWLSNVVLALPFFNLMKKGMAFEWTPACEEAFQHFKEILAAPPVLGKPKDGEPLYLYLAITSEALAAVLVREDGKAQQPIYFISRALQGAELRYSKLEKLALALLTSSRRLKQYFQSHQVVVRTDQGIRQVLQKPDLAGRMMTWSIELSQYDIRYEPRQAIKAQAMADFLVEVTGDPSEDVGTRWKLHVDGASNQTFGGAGIILESPVGVVYEQSVRFEFPISNNQAEYEALIGGLTLAAEVGARRLEICSDSQVVTSQVNGSYQAKDPLLQKYLEKVKSLSQKFEEVTVHHVPRERNIRADLLSKLASTKPGEGNRSLIQGMTREPAITLHVTSLGSSWLDPIIDFLEHGKLPSDQKDAAKLRREAAKYAVIQGQLFRKGLNQPLLKCLHPDQTDYVLREVHEGCCGHHIGGKALARKLIRAGYYWPSMMTDSKEFVKKCVKCQQNANFARAPASELSLLTTSRPFSQWGVDLLGPFPVGPGQVKKFMWRQVITRFGIPEVVISDNDTQFTDKKFTEFLNGLGIRQKFSSVEHPQTNGQVESANKVILSGLKKRLDNKKGAWADELASVLWSYRTTEQSSTKETPFRLTYGVDAVIPVEIGEPSPRLLLKGVEETVEKDLIDEAREMAHLTETALKQRMALRYNTKVLKREFEPNDLVLKRNDIGPPTPGEGKLAANWEGPYRIRKVMGKGAFKLERLDGKEVPRTWNADNLRRFYS is encoded by the exons atgttccgcaacgtgTTCGATGCACTAGGGCTAAAGGACGCCGACCTGACGTCTCACCAGCACGGGGTTATCGGGTtaggcgaccacttcatcaaaccaGACGGAGTCATTTCCCTACCAATCTCGGTGGGGCAGATACAAGGCCGAAGATCGGCGATGGACGAGTTCGTAATTCTCCGAGATTCCACagcctacaacatcatcttgggaagaaaaaCAATCAATGATTTTGAAGCCATAATCAACACCAAGCTGCTAGTTATGAAGTTCGTTACCGATGATGGATCCATAGGGACCATAAGAGGAGACCTCGAGACGGCGGTCGCttgtgacaacgccagcctttCCCTGAGAAAGAAGTCCAAGGAAGCATCCGGCGTGTTCCTAGCCGACCTTGATGCCAGAATAGAGGACAAGCCGAGGCCAGAGCCAGAAGGGGACCTGGAGAAGTTTAGAATCGGTGACGAAGAGGAAAAGTTCACATTCGTTAACAAGAACCTCCCACATGAGCTGAAGGAGCCTTTGATTGAAATGATAAGAGCCAACAGGGACTTGTTCGCCTGGACaccagccgacatgccgggcatagatccAAAAATCATCTCGCATCATCTAGCCGTCAAGACGGAAGCACGACCAGTGGCTCAACGGAGGAGAAAGATGTCGGCGGAAAGAGCAGAGGAGGTAGCCAAGCAAACGGccagcctcctagaagcaggcttCATACGTGAAGTGGACTACTCGACATGGCTCTCGAATGTGGTATTG GCCCTGCCATTCtttaacctcatgaagaaagggatggcgTTTGAGTGGACACCCGCGTGTGAAGAAGCCTTTCAACATTTCAAGGAAATCCTGGCGGCACCTCCTGTTCTCGGAAAGCCAAAGGACGGGGAACCACTATACCTATACCTCGCTATAACAAGCGAGGCCCTGGCCGCAGTTCTGGTACGGGAGGACGGGAAGGCTCAACAGCCAATCTATTTCATAAGCAGGGCCCTGCAAGGGGCGGAATTAAGATAtagcaagttggaaaagctagccttagcACTCCTAACTTCCTCGAGAAGGCTTAAGCAGTATTTCCAAAGTCACCAAGTTGTCGTCAGAACGGACCAAGGGATCCGGCAAGTTCTCCAAAAACCCGATCTGGCaggaagaatgatgacttggtccatcgaGCTCTCCCAATACGACATACGATACGAACCCCGGCAAGCCATTAAGGCGCAGGCCATGGCGGATTTCTTAGTTGAAGTAACAGGAGACCCAAGCGAAGACGTGggtacacggtggaagctccatgtggacGGAGCTTCCAACCAGACCTTTGGAGGTGCCGGGATCATCCTGGAAAGCCCGGTCGGGGTTGTGTACGAACAATCGGTCAGGTTCGAGTTTCCCATCtcgaacaaccaggcagaatatgaagcccttATAGGAGGCTTAACCCTAGCGGCAGAAGTCGGCGCGAGGAGACTGGAAATATGCAGTGACTCCCAAGTCGTCACTTCCCAAGTAAACGgtagctaccaagccaaagaccccTTGCTTCAGAAGTACCTGGAAAAGGTtaaaagcttgagccaaaagTTTGAAGAGGTCACGGTCCACCACGTACCTAGAGAAAGGAACATACGGGCAGACCTCCTGTCGAAGTTAGCTAGCACAAAGCCGGGAGAAGGGAACCGGTCTCTCATTCAAGGCATGACGAGAGAACCCGCAATCACACTGCACGTGACAAGCCTAGGTTCTtcatggctagaccccatcaTCGACTTCCTAGAACACGGCAAACTCCCTAGTGACCAAAAGGATGCGGCGAAATTGAGAAGGGAAGCGGCCAAATACGCCGTCATCCAAGGACAACTGTTCAGGAAAGGGCTCAACCAACCCCTACTGAAGTGCCTACATCCCGACCAAACGGACtacgtcctcagggaagtccaTGAGGGCTGCTGTGGGCACCACATCGGAGGCAAGGCCCTAGCGAGGAAACTAATCCGAGCCGGATACTATTGGCCGTCGATGATGACGGACTCCAAAGAGTTTGTGAAAAAATGCGTAAAGTGCCAacagaacgccaactttgccaGGGCGCCGGCCTCCGAGTTAAGCCTGCTAACGACCTCCCGGCCATTCTCTCAATGGGGAGTCGACCTCTTAGGACCCTTCCCAGTCGGcccggggcaagtcaa gaaattcatgtggaggcaaGTGATAACGCGATTCGGGATACCGGAGgtcgtcatctcggacaacgACACGCAGTTTACTGACAAAAAGTTCACGGAATTTCTCAACGGCCTGGGTATAAGGCAAAAGTTCtcctcggtagaacaccctcaGACGAACGGACAGGTGGAGTCCGCTAACAAGGTTATCCTTTCAGGGCTAAAAAAGAGGTTGGACAATAAAaagggtgcttgggccgacgaACTAGCATCGGTCCTCTGGTCTTACCGAACAACCGAGCAATCCTCCACCAAGGAAACCCCTTTCCGACTAACGTACGGGGTGGATGCTGTAATACCCGTAGAGATCGGTGAACCGAGTCCGCGGTTGCTTTTGAAAGGAGTAGAGGAAACCGTAGAAAAGGACCTGATAGATGAAGCCCGGGAAATGGCCCATTTGACAGAAACGGCGCTAAAACAAAGAATGGCTCTgcgctacaacaccaaagtgctcaagaGGGAATTCGAGCcaaacgacctcgtcctaaagCGAAATGATATCGGCCCGCCGACCCCCGGAGAAGGCAAGCTAGCGGCTAACTGGGAAGGCCCCTATAGAATCAGGAAAGTGATGGGAAAAGGAGCATTCAAGCTAGAAAGACTTGACGGCAAAGAAGTCCCGAGAACATGGAATGCGGACAACCTAagaagattctactcctag